From Astyanax mexicanus isolate ESR-SI-001 chromosome 13, AstMex3_surface, whole genome shotgun sequence, the proteins below share one genomic window:
- the LOC111190806 gene encoding putative nuclease HARBI1 — translation MRVDLRADLRLSRETITSLTAALRQETDHGWSRDIEVLVFLYWLAHAASYRVVSRAFAIPRSSVHDIVHRVSKDVSGIIKRVITLPTGDDLEVIGAGFAHLAGSPAFTVAVGAIDGCHIRIKPPSANAQCYLNRKLFHSVQLQAICDHQGKFLDIFVGYPGSVHDARILKNSPLYKEALYPPAGRCILGDGGYPCISTPIKLLTPYREPVQNPVQARFNRKLSRARCVIERAFGMLKTRWRSIFFKALEVSPVFAPEVVACCAVLHNLCIAHGDIIEPDVPEEEDAHAPEPAQTEERSGNEARENLAAAVSAPQMAVLALLEHDYL, via the exons ATGCGAGTGG ACCTCAGGGCTGACCTCAGACTCTCCCGGGAGACCATCACCTCCCTCACTGCCGCATTAAGGCAGGAGACTGACCATGGGTGGAGCCGAGACATCGAGGTGCTGGTGTTCCTGTACTGGCTGGCACACGCAGCATCCTACCGCGTGGTCTCCCGGGCCTTTGCAATCCCCAGGTCATCTGTGCACGACATTGTGCACAGAGTGAGCAAAGATGTCAGTGGGATCATCAAAAGGGTCATCACTCTGCCAACGGGTGATGATCTGGAGGTGATAGGAGCAGGGTTTGCTCACTTGGCCGGATCTCCAGCCTTCACAGTGGCAGTGGGTGCCATTGACGGGTGCCACATCCGCATAAAACCCCCATCAGCCAACGCACAGTGCTACCTCAACAGGAAGCTTTTCCACTCCGTCCAGCTGCAAGCCATCTGTGACCACCAGGGAAagtttttagacatttttgttGGGTATCCTGGCTCTGTGCACGATGCAAGGATTTTAAAGAACAGCCCCTTGTATAAAGAGGCATTGTACCCACCTGCGGGAAGATGCATCCTTGGGGATGGGGGTTATCCGTGCATCAGCACGCCCATCAAGCTCCTGACCCCGTATCGAGAGCCTGTACAGAACCCTGTACAGGCTCGCTTTAACCGCAAGCTCTCTCGGGCCCGGTGCGTCATTGAAAGAGCATTTGGGATGCTGAAGACACGCTGGCGCTCCATTTTCTTCAAGGCCCTTGAGGTGAGCCCTGTCTTCGCCCCAGAGGTCGTGGCATGTTGCGCAGTGCTCCACAACCTGTGCATTGCTCATGGTGACATCATTGAGCCAGATGTTCCAGAGGAGGAGGATGCTCATGCCCCAGAGCCTGCACAAACAGAGGAAAGATCAGGAAACGAGGCACGGGAGAACCTGGCTGCAGCTGTCTCTGCACCCCAGATGGCCGTACTAGCTCTTCTTGAGCATGATTATCTTTAG
- the LOC125806744 gene encoding ensconsin-like, whose translation MQKQYARWGSVSECAVCEFRYAKSSRMTYCTGTDFEVCKPCTLHQLIFPRVPRGAAEAKQRVKMADSGDAGLYKWSDEDTRELIRWRVANEALFTGKRNAAVRGFEAFVLEKNLKGKVTPVFVKKKWENLKQKYKELRCPPTGVSTEGGEATAASWKWYTAMDEAIGGRPSISPPTLIASSGQGAAEASTPSCRPGDSQTPGRKRQRETDLIVFLKEMEERENEREREAAEREERRWQEAEEREERRERERIEREERREQETREREERRDREAREREERRETEARIREERRDREEREREERFLQILGILVKK comes from the exons atgcaaaagcagtatgcgagatggggtagtgtgtccgaatgcgcagtatGCGAGTTTAGgtacgcgaaaagttcccggatgacgtactgcaccgggacAGATTTTGAAGTATGCAAGCCCTGCACACTTCACCAGCTCATATTTCCCAGAGTTCCAAGGGGGGCGGCGGAAGCGAAGCAGAGGGTGAAGATGGCGGACAGCGGCGACGCGGGTCTTTACAAGT GGAGTGATGAGGACACCAGGGAGCTGATCCGGTGGAGGGTGGCCAATGAGGCCCTCTTCACCGGAAAAAGAAATGCAGCAGTTCGAGGATTTGA AGCCTTCGTGTTGGAGAAAAATTTGAAAGGGAAGGTGACCCCTGTCTTCGTAAAGAAGAAATGGGAGAACCTAAAACAAAAGTACAAG GAACTCAGGTGCCCCCCTACTGGGGTGAGTACTGAGGGTGGTGAAGCAACAGCAGCATCCTGGAAATGGTATACCGCCATGGATGAGGCAATAGGTGGGAGGCCATCAATTAGCCCACCCACCCTTATTGCCTCATCTGGCCAGGGTGCTGCTGAAGCTTCAACACCCTCTTGTAGGCCAGGAGACAGCCAGACCCCAGGCAGGAAAAGGCAGAGGGAGACCGACCTCATAGTTTTTTTAAAGGAGATGGAAGAgagggaaaatgagagagagcgagaggcagcagagagagaggagaggcgatgGCAAGAGgctgaggagagagaggaaagaagagagagggaaagaattgAGCGTGAGGAAAGGCGAGAGcaagagacaagagagagagaggaaaggagagatcgagaggccagagagagagaggaaaggagagagacagaagcgAGAATAAGGGAagaaaggagagatagagaggagagagagagggaagaaagatTCTTGCAAATATTGGGGAttcttgttaaaaaataa